The Acetomicrobium flavidum genome window below encodes:
- a CDS encoding formylmethanofuran dehydrogenase subunit C, whose amino-acid sequence MQSCALCTLARTVSVSNGVTLSLKTAGTIPIEVDGILPETVLGLSVNEICALKIHAGKDVVELGEVFDVTVNGNEALIFEGDLRHVKHIGENMTWGLVVVNGDAGMHLAQHMKGGTLVVNGNLEPRCCCEMSGGTVIVNGNAKAMLGSPLPGNNKGMRGGLIAVFGSVGSRAGEGMRRGLIAVSGDVGDFAGANMIAGTMVVFGKMGLNAGGGMKRGSIVSLGGTERVLPTFLYSCLYTPVYLKLYLKFLSDLGFAVTKEMLNGPYRRYAGDMSALGKGEILILDKP is encoded by the coding sequence ATGCAAAGTTGTGCCTTATGTACCTTGGCAAGGACCGTTTCAGTTAGCAATGGCGTTACCTTGAGTTTAAAGACGGCCGGCACGATCCCGATAGAAGTCGACGGGATATTGCCCGAGACGGTGCTAGGCCTAAGCGTCAATGAAATTTGCGCTTTAAAGATACACGCGGGAAAAGACGTCGTGGAGCTTGGCGAGGTCTTTGACGTCACCGTGAACGGCAACGAGGCACTCATCTTTGAAGGCGACCTAAGGCACGTAAAACACATAGGCGAAAACATGACCTGGGGGCTTGTGGTAGTCAACGGAGACGCGGGCATGCATCTGGCCCAGCACATGAAGGGCGGCACGCTGGTCGTAAACGGCAACCTTGAGCCGCGCTGCTGCTGTGAGATGTCGGGCGGCACAGTGATCGTAAACGGCAACGCCAAGGCGATGCTCGGCTCTCCTCTTCCCGGAAACAACAAGGGAATGAGGGGAGGGCTTATCGCCGTGTTCGGCTCTGTGGGAAGCAGGGCGGGGGAGGGCATGAGAAGGGGCCTTATAGCCGTTTCCGGCGACGTAGGAGACTTTGCAGGGGCAAACATGATAGCGGGGACCATGGTCGTGTTCGGCAAGATGGGGCTTAACGCCGGCGGAGGCATGAAGAGGGGAAGCATCGTATCCTTGGGCGGCACCGAAAGGGTCCTTCCAACGTTTCTTTATAGCTGCCTTTACACGCCCGTTTATTTAAAGCTTTATCTTAAATTTTTGAGCGATCTGGGCTTTGCCGTCACAAAGGAAATGTTAAACGGGCCTTACAGGAGGTATGCAGGCGACATGTCTGCACTTGGGAAAGGGGAGATATTGATCCTTGATAAACCTTAA
- the mch gene encoding methenyltetrahydromethanopterin cyclohydrolase — translation MINLNESAFKRVKEMIDRSDEVGVSAFKAGCGATIVDAGINSNGSYEAGRLFAEACLGGLGSVSFAVDLELSAPSVVVKVANPSVACLASQYAGWALKGEGFYALGSGPARSLYGNEPLYATLGYRERSSVAVLAIESSKFPPDSLLETVAACCKVDISNLYVLIAPTNSLAGSIQIVSRVVETALHKLFELGYDVSKVLHGFGTCPIPPLPEDFMTAMGWTNDAVLYGGKVWITLRDEVAVDSLVEKLPSSSSSDYGLPFLDLFKRYNYDFYQVDPMLFSPAVVTINNLATGHLSSVGRENVELLRREWFR, via the coding sequence TTGATAAACCTTAACGAATCGGCCTTTAAGCGCGTCAAAGAAATGATCGACAGGTCTGACGAAGTGGGCGTATCCGCATTTAAGGCAGGCTGCGGGGCTACCATCGTGGACGCAGGCATAAATTCAAACGGTTCCTATGAGGCGGGCAGGCTTTTTGCTGAGGCCTGCCTGGGGGGATTGGGAAGCGTGAGCTTTGCCGTTGACCTTGAGCTTTCCGCCCCATCCGTCGTCGTAAAGGTCGCCAATCCTTCCGTTGCCTGCCTGGCTTCGCAGTACGCCGGTTGGGCGCTCAAGGGCGAGGGCTTTTATGCCTTGGGCTCCGGCCCTGCAAGGTCGCTTTACGGCAATGAACCCCTTTATGCAACGCTTGGTTACAGGGAAAGGTCGTCCGTGGCGGTTCTTGCCATTGAATCTTCCAAATTTCCCCCAGACAGCCTGCTTGAGACGGTAGCAGCCTGCTGCAAGGTGGATATTAGCAACCTTTACGTGCTGATAGCGCCCACCAACTCTCTGGCAGGCAGCATACAGATAGTATCAAGGGTCGTTGAAACCGCACTGCACAAGCTCTTTGAGCTGGGCTACGACGTCTCTAAGGTCTTGCACGGGTTTGGCACATGCCCCATTCCTCCCTTGCCGGAGGATTTCATGACGGCCATGGGCTGGACCAACGACGCGGTCTTATACGGGGGAAAGGTATGGATCACCCTGCGTGACGAGGTTGCCGTCGACTCGCTTGTCGAAAAGCTTCCCTCCTCGTCGTCGAGCGATTACGGCCTGCCCTTTTTGGACCTCTTTAAAAGATACAACTACGACTTCTATCAGGTAGACCCGATGCTTTTTAGCCCCGCCGTCGTGACGATTAACAACCTGGCGACCGGCCACCTTTCTTCTGTGGGAAGGGAAAACGTGGAGCTTCTTAGGCGAGAATGGTTTAGATGA
- a CDS encoding ATP-grasp domain-containing protein encodes MKATILGAANAWHVEVLIKAFAERNVSVNVLRTRDLKALINDDLISVNEADLGDVILVRSLPGGSLEQVIFRVDLLHVLEEVKGAKVINSPDALEKTVDKMYATALLSKAGLKVPETCVTERYDDAMAAFAELGGDVVVKPVFGSEGRGMTRVSDPETAHRVFVALNQYRYVYYLQRFIPHGNRDIRTFVVNGSVIAAMERLSYDWRCNVALGAQASLLVPDENLIDLSLKAADAVGAFYAGVDILPSEEGELYLLEVNGIPGWRGLQQVAKPDIASTIVEALLGLNP; translated from the coding sequence ATGAAAGCGACCATCCTTGGAGCCGCAAACGCCTGGCACGTCGAGGTCTTAATCAAAGCCTTCGCGGAACGAAACGTCAGCGTAAACGTGCTGCGCACGAGGGACCTCAAGGCTTTAATAAACGACGATCTCATTTCCGTCAACGAAGCAGACCTTGGAGACGTTATTTTAGTCCGCTCCCTACCCGGCGGGTCGCTTGAGCAGGTGATTTTTCGCGTCGACCTGCTTCACGTGCTTGAGGAGGTCAAGGGAGCCAAGGTGATCAACTCGCCTGACGCCTTGGAAAAGACGGTGGATAAGATGTACGCCACCGCCTTGCTTTCAAAGGCCGGCTTAAAGGTCCCTGAAACATGCGTCACCGAAAGGTACGACGACGCCATGGCAGCCTTCGCGGAGCTTGGCGGAGACGTCGTGGTAAAGCCGGTGTTTGGCTCGGAAGGACGCGGCATGACCAGGGTTAGCGACCCCGAAACGGCACACAGGGTGTTCGTGGCGCTGAATCAATATAGATACGTATATTACCTTCAGAGGTTCATACCTCACGGAAACAGGGACATAAGGACCTTTGTGGTAAACGGCAGCGTCATAGCCGCCATGGAAAGGCTATCCTACGACTGGAGGTGCAACGTGGCCTTAGGTGCTCAAGCTAGCTTGCTAGTCCCTGACGAAAATCTGATCGACTTGAGCTTGAAGGCTGCCGACGCCGTTGGGGCCTTTTACGCGGGAGTCGACATACTGCCGTCAGAGGAAGGAGAGCTTTACCTGCTTGAGGTAAACGGCATCCCCGGCTGGAGGGGATTGCAGCAGGTGGCAAAGCCGGATATCGCTTCGACGATCGTAGAGGCACTGCTTGGGTTAAATCCATGA
- a CDS encoding triphosphoribosyl-dephospho-CoA synthase — protein sequence MYDTKEITWAAQLACIFEVCAKKPGNVHVEGAFSDSNPFDFFAGAVAMGTSFQRLDELSVGELVLCCIKDKSKLTSTNVNLGILLLLAPLCKAARSCEADGSFDAIRSSLEDVLDNLTEGDADCVYEAIRLSGAGGMGKVERYDVSQAHAGIPLKQAMAEAAHRDSIAREYVTNFSVTFEISLPAIWEALNKGLSMRDAIVQAFLTILSEVADTLIARKLGITEAAKVSKRAAEVLKTGGLYSATGKAAVRKFDLYLRRVGNKRNPGTTADLTVSGLFLYLLDCIHKGALPSLIKRW from the coding sequence ATGTACGATACCAAAGAGATCACCTGGGCAGCTCAACTTGCTTGCATATTTGAGGTGTGCGCCAAAAAGCCCGGCAACGTCCACGTAGAAGGGGCTTTTAGCGACTCAAACCCCTTTGATTTTTTTGCCGGGGCGGTAGCCATGGGCACTTCGTTTCAGCGACTAGACGAGCTTTCCGTGGGCGAGCTCGTCCTTTGTTGTATTAAAGACAAGTCGAAGCTTACCTCAACGAACGTAAACTTGGGCATTTTGCTTCTTTTGGCGCCGCTTTGCAAGGCTGCCCGAAGCTGTGAGGCTGACGGAAGTTTCGATGCCATTAGAAGCTCGCTTGAAGACGTCTTAGACAACTTGACGGAAGGGGACGCTGACTGCGTGTACGAGGCCATCAGGCTGTCAGGCGCAGGAGGCATGGGCAAGGTAGAGCGGTACGACGTCTCGCAGGCTCACGCCGGCATCCCCTTAAAGCAAGCCATGGCAGAAGCAGCACATCGCGATTCGATCGCCAGGGAGTACGTGACGAACTTTTCCGTAACCTTTGAGATATCCCTACCTGCCATATGGGAAGCGCTAAATAAAGGATTATCCATGCGCGACGCCATAGTCCAGGCCTTTTTGACGATACTGTCTGAGGTGGCCGACACCTTGATCGCAAGGAAGCTTGGCATCACGGAGGCGGCAAAGGTCTCAAAAAGGGCAGCTGAAGTCCTAAAAACGGGTGGACTTTACAGCGCAACCGGCAAGGCAGCTGTGCGCAAATTTGACCTTTACCTCAGACGCGTCGGCAACAAGAGAAACCCGGGCACGACGGCAGACCTCACCGTTTCGGGGCTTTTTTTGTACCTGCTCGACTGCATCCATAAAGGCGCCTTGCCTTCGCTGATCAAGAGATGGTGA
- a CDS encoding formate dehydrogenase accessory sulfurtransferase FdhD encodes MSVGFSEKNIFKYYAKDRSWSFDADIVAHEKDVFINVGGRPFATLRASEGDMKELAVGHIFSCGLIARYGDVASMDVYGNAVNVILKAAPGPDTLKASYMAPSWKTSADTIFEGVKHLQEAFLYRKTGAFHAGLLLRRDGLKYFLVEDIGRHNVVEKVIGRALMQDVDMGECMLLISGRLMCELVSKVTLAGIPILGSVSATTCEAAALAEGCGMTLIGFIREGRMNVYTHPARIAEFDETRINNN; translated from the coding sequence ATGTCGGTTGGTTTCAGTGAAAAAAACATCTTTAAGTATTACGCAAAAGACAGATCATGGTCATTTGATGCGGACATCGTAGCCCACGAAAAGGATGTCTTTATAAACGTAGGTGGCCGTCCTTTTGCCACGTTAAGGGCCTCAGAAGGCGACATGAAAGAGCTTGCCGTTGGGCATATCTTTTCCTGTGGCCTTATAGCGCGTTATGGCGACGTGGCAAGCATGGACGTTTACGGCAACGCGGTAAACGTGATTTTAAAGGCCGCGCCCGGGCCTGATACCCTTAAAGCTTCATATATGGCGCCGAGTTGGAAGACGAGCGCAGATACGATATTTGAAGGCGTTAAACATCTCCAGGAAGCTTTTCTTTATCGAAAGACGGGCGCCTTTCATGCCGGCTTGCTCTTGCGCCGCGACGGCCTAAAGTATTTTTTGGTTGAAGACATCGGTAGGCACAACGTCGTCGAAAAGGTCATCGGCAGGGCGTTGATGCAGGACGTCGACATGGGCGAATGTATGCTTTTGATCTCCGGAAGGCTCATGTGCGAGCTTGTAAGCAAGGTGACGCTGGCAGGCATTCCCATTTTGGGCAGCGTATCGGCGACGACGTGTGAAGCTGCAGCCTTAGCCGAAGGTTGCGGTATGACCTTAATTGGCTTCATCCGCGAGGGGAGGATGAACGTCTACACCCACCCCGCCCGAATTGCTGAGTTTGACGAAACGCGAATAAACAACAACTAA